A single genomic interval of bacterium harbors:
- a CDS encoding electron transfer flavoprotein subunit alpha/FixB family protein has translation MEKDSIWVWVEHWEGVERVVVHELLGKARDLADKSARPLVALVAGSKAAEAAQRIQGSPDVIMVLETQGAAQPEALPYIQALERLCREWSPFVLMAPCTFRSMQWMPGLAVSLSVSMVSEVTGLELQEGGRLLVRRPIHGGRFLVELESSGPPPYLLAVRPRAFSRREANRCAKIERISVEELTGPVELLGAVQESDSGPELTEAAVVVAGGRGMGGPESFAMLEELAQLLGGAVGASRSVVDSGWRPASQQVGKSGKTVSPDLYMAFGISGAIHHIMGMDSSRVVVAVNRDPNALIFQHADYAVVEDLHELLPALISELKKEA, from the coding sequence ATGGAGAAAGACAGCATATGGGTTTGGGTTGAGCACTGGGAGGGCGTGGAGCGGGTTGTTGTCCACGAGTTGTTGGGCAAGGCCAGGGATCTGGCTGACAAGAGCGCAAGGCCCCTGGTGGCCCTGGTGGCAGGCTCCAAGGCTGCTGAGGCGGCCCAAAGGATCCAGGGGAGCCCGGACGTGATCATGGTCTTGGAAACACAAGGGGCTGCCCAGCCTGAGGCCTTGCCCTACATCCAGGCCCTGGAGAGGCTTTGCCGGGAGTGGTCGCCATTTGTCTTGATGGCTCCTTGCACCTTCAGAAGCATGCAATGGATGCCTGGCCTTGCAGTGAGTCTCTCGGTGAGCATGGTCTCCGAGGTCACGGGCCTAGAGCTCCAGGAAGGGGGGAGGCTCCTGGTCAGAAGACCCATCCACGGTGGTAGATTCCTGGTGGAACTGGAGTCCAGCGGGCCGCCTCCGTACCTGCTGGCAGTGAGGCCCAGGGCCTTTTCCAGGAGGGAGGCCAACCGATGCGCCAAGATAGAAAGAATAAGTGTTGAGGAGCTCACAGGGCCTGTGGAACTCCTGGGGGCTGTTCAGGAATCCGATTCGGGCCCCGAACTTACGGAGGCTGCCGTGGTGGTGGCAGGGGGAAGGGGCATGGGAGGTCCCGAGAGTTTTGCAATGCTGGAGGAGCTGGCACAGCTCTTGGGTGGAGCGGTGGGGGCCAGCCGCTCCGTGGTGGACAGCGGCTGGAGACCTGCTTCTCAGCAGGTGGGCAAGAGCGGCAAGACGGTCTCCCCGGACCTGTACATGGCTTTCGGGATCTCGGGTGCCATTCACCACATCATGGGCATGGACAGCTCCAGGGTGGTGGTGGCGGTCAACAGGGATCCCAATGCTTTGATCTTTCAGCACGCTGATTACGCAGTGGTGGAGGATTTACATGAGCTGCTCCCTGCCTTGATAAGTGAGCTCAAGAAGGAGGCATGA
- a CDS encoding electron transfer flavoprotein subunit beta/FixA family protein: MRVFVLVKTVPDAEARIELLEGGSGLRMEEKWELNFFDAIAVEQALRIKEKMNSATVTALSYGGKPALEGLRKAVAMGAERALHLEGPELSWRDAMEVSWLLAQALRKEQFDLILCGRKATDDEAAQVGPMVAGFLGIPYLGPALSLEIQQDGQAIEVIRDLGGARDKVRCNLPALVSAQKGLAEPRVPTIQGVMKGMRLQPEKVSPAEDGIPRSRWVLRGFAQPAGRPPVRLVQGQDASSKAKELIRLLKEEAKVL, encoded by the coding sequence ATGAGAGTATTTGTTCTGGTGAAAACAGTTCCGGATGCCGAAGCTCGTATAGAGCTCTTGGAAGGCGGCTCGGGGCTTCGCATGGAAGAGAAGTGGGAGTTAAATTTCTTTGATGCCATAGCAGTGGAGCAGGCCTTGAGAATCAAGGAAAAGATGAACTCAGCCACGGTCACGGCCCTTAGCTACGGAGGCAAGCCTGCCCTGGAGGGCCTGAGGAAGGCTGTGGCCATGGGAGCTGAAAGGGCTTTGCATCTGGAGGGACCCGAGCTGTCCTGGAGGGATGCCATGGAGGTCTCCTGGTTGCTGGCCCAGGCTCTTCGCAAGGAACAATTTGATCTGATCCTGTGCGGAAGAAAGGCAACAGACGATGAGGCAGCTCAGGTGGGCCCCATGGTGGCGGGTTTCTTGGGCATTCCATATTTGGGTCCTGCTCTCTCATTGGAAATCCAACAAGACGGTCAGGCCATTGAGGTGATAAGGGACCTGGGGGGAGCCAGGGACAAGGTGCGTTGCAATCTGCCTGCTTTGGTATCGGCCCAAAAGGGTCTGGCCGAGCCCAGGGTACCCACCATCCAGGGGGTCATGAAGGGCATGCGTCTGCAGCCTGAGAAGGTGAGCCCGGCTGAAGATGGCATCCCGCGCTCCAGATGGGTTCTGCGAGGGTTTGCACAGCCTGCAGGCAGACCTCCGGTGCGCCTGGTACAGGGCCAAGACGCAAGTTCCAAGGCCAAAGAGCTCATAAGGCTTCTAAAAGAGGAGGCCAAGGTTCTCTGA